One segment of Amycolatopsis alba DSM 44262 DNA contains the following:
- a CDS encoding thymidine kinase has product MTVLKESGPDPTDALSSVPVAGSRRGVPVVGKLKFCYGPMDCGKSTLALQIDHNHARQGRRGMVLVRHDRSGEPQITSRIGLTRKAIEVGNETDLRLLVREQWAAGRHVDYLIVDEAQFLSPVQVDQLAELADDVQIDVYCFGIATDFRSVLFPGAARLFELADELQPVQVEVLCWCGQTGRFNARVSDGEVLRAGDTVVVADTEQALVESSSVSRSEGELNTVRYQVLCRRHFRLGDLGPTSAQHGQLRLT; this is encoded by the coding sequence GTGACCGTACTGAAGGAGAGTGGCCCGGACCCCACGGACGCGTTGTCGTCGGTGCCGGTGGCGGGTTCACGGCGGGGTGTGCCGGTCGTCGGGAAGTTGAAGTTCTGTTACGGGCCGATGGACTGCGGGAAGTCGACGCTGGCGTTGCAGATCGACCACAACCACGCGCGGCAGGGTCGTCGCGGGATGGTGCTGGTGCGGCATGACCGCTCCGGTGAGCCGCAGATCACCAGCCGGATCGGGTTGACGCGCAAGGCGATCGAGGTGGGGAACGAGACCGATCTGCGGTTGCTGGTGCGTGAGCAGTGGGCGGCGGGGCGGCACGTGGACTACCTGATCGTCGACGAGGCCCAGTTTTTGTCACCTGTTCAGGTGGATCAGCTGGCTGAACTGGCCGATGACGTCCAGATAGACGTGTACTGCTTCGGGATCGCGACGGATTTCCGGAGTGTGTTGTTTCCGGGGGCGGCGCGGTTGTTCGAACTGGCGGACGAGTTGCAGCCGGTGCAGGTCGAGGTGTTGTGCTGGTGCGGGCAGACGGGACGGTTCAACGCGAGGGTGTCCGACGGTGAGGTGTTGCGGGCCGGGGACACCGTGGTGGTGGCGGATACCGAGCAAGCGCTAGTTGAAAGTTCATCGGTATCACGTTCCGAGGGTGAACTGAACACTGTCCGTTATCAGGTATTGTGCCGTCGGCACTTTCGACTGGGCGACCTGGGGCCTACCTCGGCCCAACACGGTCAGTTACGGTTGACGTGA
- the lnt gene encoding apolipoprotein N-acyltransferase, with the protein MSETVTNVAPEAASRKRFSRAWLLRFLVAAASGFTLYLSFAPRPLWWLAPLAFTGFALVVHGRRFRGAFGYAFVFGMGFFLPLLTWLLDFLGPDFGPWPWLGLAMALSVYLGFGGAFATVVWRLPLGPLWAALVIVALETPRAWFPFGGFPWGRVAFSQPEGAFVSLASIGGAPLVGLAVVLTGFGLAALCLRLKGADPARSLVATSALTLVPVVAGLAVWPTVGTEAQDGELTVATVQGNAPDIGLALEGRRDELRNNHLDESARLLEQLKASNTKVDLLVWPETAMAMRTGDAGVDQMVRDYGTQAIIGALVRLPDGSAQNSALVWDPVTGPGQRYAKQQLVPFGEYVPAREVAKLVTPFVDSVANMKPGNGANAALSVAGTKVGVFICYETAFDYPARESVADGAELLVVPTNNAWYGPGEMSYQQLAMSRLRAVEHGRAVIVSATSGVSAIVAPDGSITASTSLFTADSLVGRVPLRQQTTLSDLLGVTTEYGLLALAIAGVTGGYVLRFRTRRASAAKATREAAG; encoded by the coding sequence GTGTCTGAGACCGTCACGAACGTGGCCCCCGAAGCAGCGTCCCGGAAGCGGTTCTCTCGCGCCTGGCTCCTGCGTTTCCTCGTCGCCGCAGCGTCGGGCTTCACGCTGTACCTGAGTTTCGCGCCGCGTCCGCTGTGGTGGCTCGCACCGCTGGCGTTCACCGGCTTCGCGCTGGTGGTCCACGGACGCCGGTTCCGTGGCGCGTTCGGCTACGCGTTCGTTTTCGGGATGGGGTTCTTCCTGCCCCTGCTGACCTGGCTGCTGGACTTCCTCGGTCCGGACTTCGGGCCGTGGCCGTGGCTCGGGCTGGCGATGGCGCTGTCGGTGTATCTCGGCTTCGGCGGCGCTTTCGCCACCGTCGTGTGGAGGCTGCCGCTGGGACCGCTGTGGGCGGCGCTGGTGATCGTCGCCCTGGAGACGCCCCGCGCCTGGTTCCCCTTCGGTGGCTTCCCGTGGGGCCGCGTCGCGTTCAGCCAGCCCGAAGGCGCGTTCGTCTCGCTGGCCTCGATCGGCGGCGCTCCGCTGGTCGGTCTCGCCGTCGTGCTGACGGGGTTCGGTCTCGCGGCCCTGTGCCTGCGGCTGAAAGGTGCCGATCCCGCCCGGTCGCTCGTGGCCACGTCGGCACTGACGCTCGTGCCGGTGGTGGCCGGGCTAGCGGTGTGGCCGACGGTCGGCACCGAGGCCCAGGACGGCGAACTCACCGTGGCCACGGTCCAGGGCAACGCCCCCGACATCGGGCTGGCGCTGGAAGGGCGCCGCGACGAACTCCGGAACAATCACCTCGACGAGAGCGCCCGGCTGCTCGAACAGCTCAAGGCGAGCAACACCAAGGTCGATCTGCTGGTCTGGCCCGAGACCGCGATGGCCATGCGCACCGGCGACGCCGGCGTCGACCAAATGGTCCGCGACTACGGCACGCAGGCGATCATCGGCGCGCTGGTCCGGCTGCCGGACGGTTCGGCGCAGAACTCCGCGCTCGTGTGGGATCCGGTCACCGGCCCTGGCCAGCGCTACGCCAAGCAGCAGCTCGTCCCGTTCGGCGAGTACGTCCCGGCCCGTGAAGTCGCGAAGCTGGTGACCCCGTTCGTCGACAGCGTCGCGAACATGAAGCCGGGCAACGGCGCCAACGCCGCGCTGTCGGTCGCGGGGACCAAGGTCGGCGTCTTCATCTGTTACGAGACCGCGTTCGACTACCCGGCGCGCGAATCGGTCGCCGACGGCGCGGAACTGCTCGTCGTGCCGACCAACAACGCTTGGTACGGACCGGGGGAGATGAGCTACCAGCAGCTGGCGATGTCGCGGCTGCGGGCGGTCGAACACGGTCGGGCTGTGATCGTTTCCGCGACCAGCGGAGTCAGCGCGATCGTCGCCCCGGACGGTTCCATCACGGCCTCCACCAGCCTGTTCACCGCAGACTCCCTGGTGGGGCGCGTACCGCTGAGGCAGCAGACTACGCTGTCGGATCTACTCGGTGTAACGACGGAGTACGGGCTGCTGGCCCTGGCGATCGCCGGGGTTACCGGCGGGTACGTGCTCCGTTTCCGCACCCGGCGCGCGAGCGCCGCCAAGGCAACGAGGGAAGCGGCGGGCTGA
- a CDS encoding MFS transporter has product MTVAVTRDRKRVWRAWYLYDWANSPFYSSVITVFGALYLSDIASADAKTNFTLNGDKACTDSSGASSTLQNCDVSLFGLHFPAGSLWGYLLSVATVTQVLVLPIAGAIADRSRHKRRILGGFAFLGAVASAAMFFIAGTDWQVGVWTFILANIGYGGALVVYYSFLVDIAEPDERDAVSSKGWAFGYLGGGLALALQLGFFMGHGFFGVSEHLAIQICFLTSGIWWAVFTVPAVRSLPQTHVPTSAERGLSVLTAGFKELKQTIREAKAYPLTLAFLGSYLIFTDGITTVVSVSAQYGKDELKYSTQVLIVTILVIQFLAYAGAMIHGAIAARVGAKKTILGSLVAWVVVLCFAFFIEAGQPLQFYAVAVGIGLVLGGTNALSRSLFGQMIPEGKDAQYFSLYVVGERGTSWLGPLLFAAVGQITGSFRWAIIALVIFFVLGFVFVWLVPVRRAIEAAGNRPPAVL; this is encoded by the coding sequence ATGACGGTGGCCGTGACCCGTGACCGCAAGCGGGTGTGGCGGGCTTGGTACCTCTACGACTGGGCCAATTCGCCGTTCTATTCGTCGGTCATCACGGTGTTCGGTGCGCTCTATTTGAGCGATATCGCGTCCGCGGATGCCAAGACGAATTTCACCCTTAACGGGGACAAGGCGTGCACCGATTCGAGTGGAGCTTCGAGCACCCTGCAGAACTGTGACGTCTCGTTGTTCGGGCTGCATTTCCCGGCCGGGTCGTTGTGGGGGTATCTGCTGTCGGTCGCGACGGTGACGCAGGTCCTGGTGTTGCCGATCGCCGGCGCGATCGCGGACCGGAGCAGGCACAAGCGGCGGATTCTCGGCGGGTTCGCGTTCCTGGGCGCGGTGGCGTCGGCGGCGATGTTCTTCATCGCGGGGACGGACTGGCAGGTCGGTGTCTGGACGTTCATCCTGGCCAATATCGGTTATGGCGGTGCGCTGGTCGTCTATTACTCGTTCCTGGTGGACATCGCGGAGCCGGATGAGCGGGACGCGGTGTCGTCGAAGGGTTGGGCGTTCGGGTATCTCGGCGGTGGTCTGGCGCTGGCGCTGCAGCTGGGGTTCTTCATGGGGCATGGCTTCTTCGGGGTAAGCGAGCATCTGGCGATCCAGATCTGCTTCCTGACGTCGGGGATCTGGTGGGCGGTGTTCACCGTCCCGGCGGTGCGCTCACTCCCCCAGACTCATGTGCCGACGTCGGCCGAGCGGGGTCTGTCGGTGCTGACGGCGGGGTTCAAGGAGCTGAAGCAGACGATCAGGGAGGCGAAGGCCTATCCCCTGACGCTGGCGTTCCTCGGGAGCTACCTGATCTTCACCGACGGCATCACGACGGTGGTGTCGGTGTCGGCGCAGTACGGGAAGGACGAGCTGAAGTACAGCACTCAGGTGTTGATCGTCACGATCCTGGTGATCCAGTTCCTGGCGTATGCCGGGGCGATGATCCATGGGGCGATCGCGGCCCGTGTCGGGGCGAAGAAGACGATCTTGGGCAGCCTGGTGGCCTGGGTGGTCGTGTTGTGCTTCGCGTTCTTCATCGAGGCCGGTCAGCCGCTGCAGTTCTACGCGGTGGCGGTCGGGATCGGGCTGGTGCTCGGCGGGACGAACGCGTTGTCGCGGTCGTTGTTCGGGCAGATGATCCCGGAGGGGAAGGACGCGCAGTACTTCTCGTTGTACGTGGTCGGTGAGCGGGGCACGTCGTGGCTGGGTCCCCTGTTGTTCGCGGCGGTCGGGCAGATCACCGGTTCGTTCCGCTGGGCGATCATCGCGCTGGTGATCTTCTTCGTGCTCGGTTTCGTGTTCGTGTGGCTGGTGCCGGTGCGCCGGGCGATCGAGGCGGCGGGTAACCGACCACCGGCGGTGCTGTGA
- the dapA gene encoding 4-hydroxy-tetrahydrodipicolinate synthase, producing the protein MTESLFGSNLVAMVTPMEPGGTLSEPGLARLVDHLLATGCDGIVVGGTTGESPTLTDTEAALLVRAVANQAGNRARVIAGVGTYDTATSIRRARDAEAAGADALLLVCPYYSKPTQAGIVAHCLAVADATELPVMLYDVPARTGTTMEAATLVELARHPKIRAVKDAKGDLFEAMSVMTRTPLAYYCGIDELNLPYLAAGATGLVSVVGNAFADRNAELIRAVRGGDLDTARALNAALHPLADAIMRTSQGAIITKAALAELGVIPHATVRLPLLESPPEHLRRLREALAPLVAVA; encoded by the coding sequence ATGACCGAATCGCTCTTCGGCTCCAACCTCGTCGCCATGGTCACCCCGATGGAACCCGGCGGCACACTCAGCGAACCCGGCCTCGCCCGCCTGGTCGACCACCTGCTCGCCACCGGCTGCGACGGCATCGTCGTCGGCGGGACCACCGGCGAGTCACCCACCCTGACCGACACCGAAGCCGCCCTGCTCGTCCGCGCCGTGGCGAACCAAGCCGGGAACCGGGCACGCGTGATCGCCGGCGTCGGAACCTACGACACCGCCACCAGCATCCGCCGCGCGCGGGACGCCGAGGCGGCCGGGGCCGACGCGCTCCTGCTCGTCTGCCCCTACTACTCCAAGCCGACACAGGCCGGAATTGTGGCGCACTGCCTGGCGGTGGCCGACGCCACCGAACTCCCGGTGATGCTCTACGACGTCCCCGCCCGCACCGGGACGACCATGGAAGCGGCCACCCTCGTCGAACTCGCCCGCCACCCCAAGATCCGGGCCGTCAAGGACGCCAAGGGCGACCTGTTCGAAGCGATGTCCGTCATGACACGCACCCCGCTGGCCTACTACTGCGGCATCGACGAACTCAACCTGCCCTACCTCGCCGCCGGCGCCACAGGGCTCGTGAGCGTCGTGGGCAACGCCTTCGCCGACCGCAACGCCGAGCTCATCCGCGCCGTACGCGGGGGAGACCTCGACACCGCACGGGCGCTCAACGCCGCACTGCACCCGCTGGCGGACGCGATCATGCGGACTTCGCAGGGGGCGATCATTACCAAGGCGGCACTCGCCGAACTCGGCGTCATCCCGCACGCGACGGTCCGGCTTCCGCTGCTCGAATCACCGCCGGAGCACCTGCGGCGACTGCGAGAGGCGCTGGCACCGCTCGTCGCGGTCGCCTGA
- a CDS encoding polyprenol monophosphomannose synthase, which produces MAQAPRGAQGIDPVLVVVPTYNERENIGPILERLLKALPDVNALVVDDGSPDGTGDIADELAKADERIQVMHRTEKAGLGAAYVAGFRWGLSRDYATIVEMDADGSHAPEDLPRVLAALEDADLSIGSRYVPGGSTVNWPFQRKALSWVANFYARIALGTKINDITAGFRAYRRTVLEKLPLDEIASRGYCFQIDLAFRTALAGFEVVEVPITFTEREVGQSKMSGSVVREAIVLVGVWGIKRRWQQLRGLVKKG; this is translated from the coding sequence ATGGCGCAGGCGCCACGGGGGGCCCAGGGAATCGACCCGGTGCTGGTGGTGGTCCCGACGTACAACGAGCGGGAGAACATCGGCCCGATCCTGGAACGTCTGCTCAAGGCACTCCCGGACGTGAACGCCCTCGTCGTCGACGACGGCAGCCCCGACGGGACGGGCGACATCGCCGACGAACTCGCGAAGGCCGACGAGCGGATCCAGGTCATGCACCGGACCGAGAAGGCCGGTCTGGGCGCCGCGTATGTCGCCGGATTCCGCTGGGGTCTCTCCCGTGACTACGCCACCATCGTCGAGATGGACGCCGACGGCTCGCACGCGCCGGAGGATCTGCCACGGGTGCTGGCCGCACTCGAGGACGCGGACCTGTCCATCGGCTCCCGCTACGTTCCCGGCGGCAGCACGGTGAACTGGCCATTCCAGCGCAAGGCGCTGTCCTGGGTGGCGAACTTCTACGCAAGGATCGCGCTCGGCACCAAGATCAACGACATCACCGCCGGCTTCCGCGCGTACCGCCGCACGGTGCTGGAGAAGCTGCCGCTCGACGAGATCGCCTCGCGTGGCTACTGCTTCCAGATCGACCTCGCGTTCCGCACGGCGCTCGCCGGCTTCGAAGTGGTCGAGGTGCCGATCACCTTCACCGAACGTGAGGTCGGTCAGTCGAAGATGAGCGGTTCGGTCGTGCGCGAGGCGATCGTCCTGGTCGGCGTGTGGGGGATCAAGCGTCGCTGGCAGCAGCTTCGCGGGCTGGTCAAGAAGGGCTGA
- a CDS encoding DeoR/GlpR family DNA-binding transcription regulator, producing MLAAQRRDLLIERLKTEGRIVAKDLAAELGVSEDSIRRDLRELADAGLCQRVYGGALPVSPATADYATRMAVSVAGKERIAKRAAALIRLGSTVILDGGTTALALAKALPIDLEATIVTHSPTVAAALVTHPKVEVFLIGGRLFKHSAVTCGAAAAEAADGINADLFFLGVTGVHPETGLTTGDSDEAAMKRTLAKRAADTYVLASSEKIGAASPFTVLPLSDVAGVITDAAPDEPTVQALGKLGVSVLGVSPS from the coding sequence ATGCTGGCTGCGCAACGACGAGACCTGCTGATCGAACGCCTGAAGACCGAAGGCCGGATCGTGGCCAAGGACCTCGCCGCCGAACTCGGCGTATCAGAAGACAGTATCCGCCGTGACCTGCGAGAACTCGCCGATGCCGGACTCTGTCAGCGGGTCTACGGCGGAGCTCTGCCCGTCTCCCCCGCCACCGCCGACTACGCGACGCGGATGGCGGTCAGCGTCGCGGGCAAGGAACGGATCGCGAAACGTGCAGCAGCGTTGATCCGGCTCGGATCGACCGTCATCCTCGACGGCGGCACCACCGCGCTCGCGCTGGCGAAGGCTCTCCCCATCGACCTCGAAGCGACGATCGTCACGCACAGTCCCACGGTCGCGGCCGCGCTCGTCACGCATCCGAAGGTCGAGGTGTTCCTCATCGGCGGACGGCTCTTCAAACATTCCGCCGTCACCTGCGGAGCGGCCGCGGCGGAGGCGGCGGACGGGATCAACGCCGACCTGTTCTTCCTCGGCGTCACCGGCGTGCACCCCGAGACGGGACTCACGACCGGCGACTCGGACGAGGCCGCGATGAAACGCACGCTCGCCAAACGTGCCGCCGACACCTACGTGCTGGCCAGTTCGGAGAAGATCGGCGCGGCCTCGCCGTTCACCGTGCTCCCCCTGTCCGACGTCGCGGGCGTGATCACCGACGCGGCGCCGGACGAACCGACGGTGCAGGCGCTGGGGAAGCTCGGCGTGAGCGTGCTGGGCGTCAGCCCTTCTTGA
- a CDS encoding DUF4406 domain-containing protein, whose amino-acid sequence MSKPLMILIAGPFRSGTGDDPELLARNLARLEEAAWPIFRSGHVPMIGEWVALPVLRGAGGKTVADPVAKEVMYPTADRLLHHCDAVLRLPGESTGADQDVAIALSRGLDVYHRAEDIPGYQAA is encoded by the coding sequence ATGAGCAAACCTCTGATGATCCTCATCGCCGGCCCGTTCCGCTCCGGCACCGGCGACGACCCCGAACTCCTCGCCCGCAACCTCGCCCGGCTCGAAGAGGCCGCCTGGCCGATCTTCCGCAGCGGACACGTGCCGATGATCGGCGAGTGGGTCGCGCTCCCGGTGCTGCGCGGCGCGGGCGGGAAGACCGTGGCCGACCCGGTCGCCAAGGAGGTCATGTACCCGACGGCCGACAGGCTGCTGCACCACTGCGACGCCGTCCTGCGCCTGCCCGGTGAATCCACCGGCGCCGACCAGGACGTCGCCATCGCGCTGTCCCGCGGCCTCGACGTCTACCACCGGGCGGAGGACATCCCCGGATATCAAGCCGCCTAG
- a CDS encoding LysR family transcriptional regulator: MIEVGALRALRSVAALGTLARAADELGFTSSAVSQQIKRLERQIGTPVLAPAGRGVVLTPAGQAVVDSSLEVFQALERCTEAAQSVAEGAPRGVLRVAAFSTAIRGLLAPVHPRLLKRHPDLRLRITEQDPGQALHSVDAGTADLALLHDADGLPVPLSPALSRHLVHTDLGDVVMAETHPLAGAGSPLEGADLAGHAWVTSPPGTVCHQWFRRLFAGSPEEPDVRHLVDDFSTQLSLVASGEVLALIPRLARPPLSDGLVARPLRRPPTREVHAAWRRSAEASPAIKAVLAELQAA, encoded by the coding sequence ATGATCGAGGTCGGAGCCTTACGGGCACTGCGGTCGGTGGCCGCGCTGGGAACGCTGGCACGAGCCGCGGACGAGCTGGGCTTCACTTCCTCGGCGGTGTCGCAGCAGATCAAACGGCTGGAACGCCAGATCGGGACGCCGGTGCTCGCTCCGGCGGGGCGCGGCGTCGTGCTGACTCCGGCCGGGCAAGCCGTCGTCGACTCCTCTCTGGAGGTGTTCCAGGCGCTCGAGCGTTGCACCGAGGCCGCTCAGTCGGTCGCGGAGGGCGCGCCTCGTGGCGTCCTGCGGGTGGCCGCGTTCTCCACCGCGATCCGCGGACTGCTCGCTCCCGTCCATCCACGGCTGCTGAAGCGCCACCCCGACCTCCGCCTGCGGATCACCGAGCAGGATCCCGGCCAGGCGCTGCACAGTGTCGACGCCGGAACCGCCGATCTCGCACTCCTGCACGACGCCGACGGTCTGCCGGTCCCGCTGTCGCCCGCCTTGTCCCGGCACCTGGTGCACACCGACCTCGGTGATGTCGTCATGGCCGAGACGCACCCGCTGGCCGGAGCCGGGTCACCGCTGGAGGGTGCGGACCTCGCCGGGCACGCGTGGGTGACCAGTCCGCCCGGCACGGTGTGTCATCAGTGGTTCCGGCGGCTGTTCGCCGGTTCGCCCGAGGAACCCGACGTGCGGCATCTGGTGGACGACTTCTCCACGCAGCTGTCGCTGGTCGCCTCGGGCGAGGTCCTCGCGCTGATCCCGCGTTTGGCGCGCCCACCGTTGAGTGACGGACTCGTCGCCCGGCCACTGCGGCGCCCGCCGACGCGCGAGGTGCACGCGGCGTGGCGTCGCAGCGCCGAGGCCAGCCCGGCGATCAAGGCCGTGCTGGCGGAACTTCAGGCGGCTTGA
- a CDS encoding RNA polymerase-binding protein RbpA: MADRVLRGSRLGAVSYETDRNHDLAPRRTVRYACPKNHEFEVPFSDDAEIPSVWECRLHGSESEIVDGGQPEQKKVKPPRTHWDMLLERRSIPELEDLLNERLAELKGRRTTRSA, translated from the coding sequence ATGGCCGACCGTGTTCTCCGTGGAAGCCGGCTGGGAGCGGTCAGCTACGAGACCGACCGCAACCACGACCTCGCCCCTCGGCGCACCGTGCGCTACGCCTGCCCCAAGAACCACGAGTTCGAGGTGCCCTTCTCCGACGACGCCGAGATCCCCTCGGTGTGGGAGTGCAGGCTGCACGGCAGCGAGTCCGAGATCGTGGACGGCGGGCAGCCGGAGCAGAAAAAGGTCAAGCCCCCGAGGACGCACTGGGACATGCTCCTGGAGCGCCGCTCGATTCCGGAGCTCGAAGATCTGCTCAACGAACGTCTCGCCGAGCTGAAGGGACGAAGGACCACCCGGTCCGCCTGA
- a CDS encoding amidohydrolase — MTKARTTLLLGGRIYSPSAPDATAMAITDGTVVWVGQDGPAKALHPDAEVVDLHGAFVAPAFVDAHVHATATGLHLTGLNLAGVLGAADLLAAVRDAVRPGQVLVAHGWDESRWADGRLPSRAEIDEASNGTPVYLSRVDVHSALVSSALVALTTGVHDAPGWSPDGPLTRDAHHLVRAAMREAITPRQRREAQRAFLAEAAARGVASVHECAGPDISGADDLTDLLALAAEPGLPEVVGYWGERGGVDAARALGARGVAGDLFVDGALGSRTAALHEPYTDVHGTSGTLYLDAPAIAEHISACTEAELQAGFHVIGDAAVAEVVEGFRLAEKTVGRRALAARHHRLEHVEMIDVAQARELAGWGVVASVQPQFDAEWGGPHGMYVDRLGTERAPKLNPFAAMAAEGLLLAFGSDAPVTPVDPWATVRAGTYHRTPGSGLSARASFTAHTRAGHRAAGVNDGVTGSLVPGAPAHYAIWDATDLVVATPDSRVQRWSTDPRAGVPPLPNLEEGATLPRCLRTVRDGQVIHDVFTRTA; from the coding sequence GTGACCAAAGCGCGAACCACGCTCCTGCTCGGCGGGCGCATCTACAGCCCCTCCGCCCCCGACGCCACCGCCATGGCGATCACGGACGGCACCGTCGTCTGGGTGGGGCAGGACGGCCCGGCCAAGGCACTGCATCCCGACGCCGAGGTGGTCGACCTCCACGGCGCTTTCGTGGCACCCGCCTTCGTCGACGCGCACGTCCACGCCACCGCGACCGGCCTGCATCTCACCGGGTTGAACCTCGCCGGCGTCCTCGGCGCCGCTGACCTGCTCGCCGCGGTCCGCGACGCCGTCCGCCCCGGTCAGGTGCTGGTCGCGCACGGCTGGGACGAGTCCCGCTGGGCTGACGGCAGGCTGCCCAGCCGCGCGGAGATCGACGAGGCCTCGAACGGGACCCCGGTCTATCTGAGCCGGGTCGACGTCCACTCCGCGCTCGTCTCCAGCGCTCTGGTCGCACTCACGACCGGCGTGCACGACGCGCCGGGTTGGTCGCCCGACGGACCGCTGACCCGCGACGCGCACCACCTCGTCCGCGCCGCGATGCGCGAGGCGATCACCCCTCGGCAACGACGTGAAGCCCAGCGCGCCTTCCTCGCCGAGGCCGCCGCACGCGGGGTCGCCAGCGTCCACGAATGCGCGGGCCCGGACATCTCCGGCGCCGACGACCTCACCGACCTGCTCGCGCTCGCCGCGGAACCGGGACTGCCGGAAGTCGTCGGCTACTGGGGTGAACGCGGCGGTGTCGACGCCGCCCGCGCACTGGGTGCCAGGGGAGTGGCCGGCGACTTGTTCGTCGACGGCGCCCTCGGCTCCCGCACCGCCGCGTTGCACGAGCCGTACACCGACGTCCACGGCACCTCCGGGACGCTCTACCTCGACGCCCCCGCGATCGCCGAGCACATCAGCGCCTGCACCGAGGCGGAACTGCAGGCCGGCTTCCACGTCATCGGCGACGCCGCCGTCGCCGAGGTCGTCGAAGGATTCCGGCTCGCGGAGAAGACCGTCGGCCGCCGGGCACTGGCCGCCCGCCACCACCGGCTCGAACACGTCGAGATGATCGACGTCGCCCAGGCGCGGGAGCTCGCAGGCTGGGGTGTGGTCGCCTCGGTCCAGCCGCAGTTCGACGCGGAATGGGGCGGCCCGCACGGCATGTACGTCGATCGCCTCGGTACCGAGCGGGCCCCGAAACTCAATCCCTTCGCCGCCATGGCCGCCGAAGGGCTCCTGCTGGCTTTCGGCTCCGACGCCCCTGTCACGCCTGTCGACCCCTGGGCCACCGTCCGCGCCGGGACCTACCACCGCACCCCCGGATCGGGACTGTCCGCTCGCGCGTCCTTCACCGCCCACACCCGCGCGGGACACCGCGCCGCCGGAGTCAACGACGGCGTCACCGGCAGCCTGGTCCCCGGCGCTCCCGCGCACTACGCGATCTGGGACGCCACGGACCTCGTCGTCGCGACACCGGACTCGCGGGTGCAGCGCTGGTCGACCGACCCGCGGGCGGGCGTGCCGCCGCTGCCGAACCTGGAGGAGGGGGCGACGCTGCCCCGCTGTCTGCGCACGGTCCGCGACGGGCAGGTCATCCACGACGTGTTCACCCGCACGGCCTAG